In the Variovorax sp. S12S4 genome, one interval contains:
- a CDS encoding ImmA/IrrE family metallo-endopeptidase produces MIQALSPAREAIKLTQLWRAVHGLTFPINAGALAQEWSRNVAPEAPIAELQARELNGFEGGLFWLKERKVWALLYHPHPDLPGRSNFTVAHEFGHYVLHRTLKEAFQCSQSATLGITGARIEREADQFASYLLMPIDDYTQQVRGRRITLDLLGECAQRYGVSLTAAMLKWLEFTEQPAVAVMGREGMLHWWKASGSAKKYAFGTLQEGMELPPGSVAVNPDQALSSADYRMGVEHPEDVWSMKLPVREMVVLSDRYDMSISLLILDAPGVVHPDAPDEDLTTQLPSF; encoded by the coding sequence TTGATTCAAGCGCTTTCTCCAGCGCGCGAGGCGATCAAGCTAACGCAGCTATGGCGCGCCGTCCACGGCCTCACCTTCCCGATCAACGCGGGAGCGTTGGCGCAGGAATGGTCTAGGAACGTCGCGCCCGAGGCACCCATTGCGGAATTGCAAGCCCGAGAGCTGAACGGCTTCGAGGGCGGGTTGTTCTGGCTGAAGGAGAGAAAGGTCTGGGCGTTGCTGTATCACCCGCATCCCGACTTACCGGGACGGTCCAACTTTACCGTTGCGCATGAGTTCGGGCACTACGTCCTGCATCGCACGCTGAAAGAGGCGTTTCAATGCTCTCAGAGCGCGACATTGGGCATCACCGGTGCCAGGATCGAGCGAGAGGCAGACCAGTTCGCTTCGTACCTGCTCATGCCTATTGACGACTACACACAACAGGTGCGTGGGCGGCGGATCACTCTCGATCTCCTGGGGGAGTGTGCCCAGCGCTACGGCGTCTCTCTTACGGCTGCGATGCTCAAATGGTTGGAGTTCACCGAGCAGCCAGCCGTCGCCGTCATGGGACGGGAAGGGATGTTGCATTGGTGGAAGGCCAGTGGCAGCGCGAAGAAGTACGCATTCGGAACGCTGCAGGAGGGCATGGAATTGCCTCCGGGCTCGGTTGCTGTCAACCCGGATCAAGCGCTTTCAAGCGCAGACTATCGAATGGGCGTAGAGCACCCCGAAGATGTGTGGAGTATGAAGTTGCCCGTACGCGAGATGGTCGTGCTCTCAGACCGATACGACATGTCCATCTCGCTGCTGATTCTCGACGCACCCGGGGTTGTACACCCAGACGCGCCAGACGAAGACCTGACGACCCAATTGCCTTCGTTTTAG
- a CDS encoding helix-turn-helix domain-containing protein: protein MPTLGEKVRTLRKKAGLTLEQFAEQIGASKSSVWELENKEKARPSADRINEVAKVLGVTPEFLMNDDVAEPSIDVADEAFFRKYQSLDNGVKQQLQEILNVLDKKAGP, encoded by the coding sequence ATGCCAACACTGGGCGAGAAGGTCCGCACATTGCGGAAGAAAGCAGGCTTGACACTGGAACAGTTCGCCGAGCAGATCGGTGCGTCCAAGTCATCCGTATGGGAACTGGAGAACAAGGAAAAGGCCCGCCCGTCCGCCGATCGGATTAATGAGGTTGCGAAGGTCCTCGGCGTGACACCCGAATTCCTGATGAATGACGATGTCGCCGAGCCCTCGATCGATGTGGCCGACGAAGCCTTCTTCCGCAAGTACCAGTCGCTGGACAATGGGGTGAAGCAGCAGTTGCAGGAGATCCTCAACGTCCTAGACAAGAAGGCGGGGCCTTGA